In Candidatus Vesicomyosocius okutanii, one DNA window encodes the following:
- a CDS encoding M23 family metallopeptidase: MKLSNSMGRFYKITLLILMFFSMILTPAYSDNNTYHFTIKHGDSLSQYFSKLGLSNRLLINLLIANKHNKKLNQLNIGHKLIIRLHKNQHFKSLTYQLNNIINLDIVLNGNYFSTVLNKQPKKTLSNSSTTVVNINHSFGVDAQKAGISFSTINSVIKALSWQLNLHTDLKKGDRFIIVSNGSIKPAAIIYQSIINNKSIEAFAYKNKHGHTSYFDRFGHSLSSSFLRAPLKYKRISSKFQLKRYHPILKTWRPHRAVDYAAKHGTPVYSTANGIITTKGRKGSLGKVIIIEHDFDYTTVYAHLSKYANNLYKDKKIKKGQIIGYVGSTGHSTGPHLHYELHHKGKRRNPITYKVPPQKNIDHINIKKFKTKINKILSNLKLEYQPKYAN, encoded by the coding sequence ATGAAATTATCAAACAGTATGGGTAGATTTTACAAAATTACCCTACTAATACTTATGTTTTTTAGCATGATACTCACTCCTGCTTATTCTGACAACAATACATATCACTTCACTATTAAACATGGAGATTCACTAAGTCAATATTTTTCCAAACTTGGGCTTTCTAATCGATTACTTATCAATCTACTTATTGCCAATAAACATAATAAAAAACTCAACCAGTTAAACATTGGTCACAAATTAATCATTAGATTACATAAAAATCAACATTTTAAATCTTTAACTTACCAACTAAATAACATAATTAATCTAGATATTGTGCTTAATGGTAATTACTTTTCCACCGTTCTCAACAAACAACCCAAAAAAACACTTAGCAATTCATCTACAACTGTAGTTAATATAAATCATTCCTTCGGTGTTGATGCACAAAAAGCAGGGATTAGTTTTAGTACTATTAACTCTGTTATTAAAGCACTTTCATGGCAATTAAACCTTCATACTGATCTTAAAAAAGGCGACCGATTCATCATTGTTAGTAATGGAAGTATAAAACCAGCAGCTATCATTTATCAAAGCATTATCAACAATAAATCTATTGAGGCCTTTGCATACAAAAACAAACATGGACATACTAGTTACTTTGATCGCTTTGGCCATTCTCTAAGCTCTTCTTTTTTAAGAGCACCACTAAAATACAAGCGCATTAGTTCCAAATTTCAACTCAAGCGTTATCACCCAATATTAAAAACTTGGCGTCCCCATCGAGCAGTTGACTATGCAGCTAAACATGGCACACCCGTTTATTCTACTGCCAATGGAATAATTACTACCAAAGGTAGAAAAGGTTCACTTGGTAAAGTCATCATCATTGAACACGACTTTGATTACACTACTGTTTATGCACACTTATCAAAATATGCCAACAACCTATACAAAGATAAAAAGATTAAAAAAGGTCAAATAATTGGTTATGTCGGTTCAACAGGTCACTCAACAGGTCCACACTTACATTACGAGCTACATCATAAAGGCAAAAGAAGAAATCCTATCACTTACAAAGTACCTCCACAAAAAAACATAGATCATATCAATATAAAAAAATTTAAAACCAAAATTAATAAAATTTTATCTAATTTAAAACTTGAGTATCAACCCAAATACGCCAACTAG
- the cyoE gene encoding heme o synthase: protein MPLISDLLALCKLKVVALILFTAVVGMFLAVPAPYLPNGLLVLSASIGISMVAASAAVFNHVVDEQIDAQMSRTNQRPLPQGRVSKNQALVWGVFLGFIGLGILQLFVNIITVVLTFISLIGYTIVYTLYLKRATPQNIVIGGAAGATPPVLGWTAVSGTQGIEYACLLFLIVFIWTPPHFWALAIYRVEEYKKIDMPMLPVTHGLAYTRTQILLYTVLLLLVSLLPYLSGMSGLIYLVITIALGVRFLVYAIKIYNNPDDKMVAWSTFMYSINYLMLLFIALLFDHYWLISPWEIL, encoded by the coding sequence ATGCCTTTAATTAGTGACTTATTAGCTTTATGTAAACTTAAGGTGGTGGCATTGATATTGTTTACGGCAGTGGTGGGTATGTTTTTAGCCGTACCTGCACCGTATTTACCTAATGGGTTATTAGTATTAAGCGCCTCAATTGGTATTAGTATGGTAGCTGCTTCAGCAGCAGTGTTTAACCATGTGGTTGATGAACAGATTGATGCTCAAATGTCTCGTACTAACCAACGCCCTTTGCCACAAGGAAGGGTGAGTAAAAATCAAGCGTTAGTGTGGGGGGTATTTTTGGGATTTATTGGTCTTGGTATTTTGCAATTATTTGTTAATATTATTACTGTTGTGCTTACGTTTATTTCATTAATTGGCTACACTATTGTTTACACTTTGTATCTTAAACGTGCAACACCGCAAAATATTGTTATCGGTGGTGCAGCAGGTGCAACACCCCCTGTGCTAGGCTGGACAGCCGTATCTGGTACCCAGGGTATTGAATATGCTTGTTTGTTATTTTTAATTGTTTTTATCTGGACACCGCCCCACTTTTGGGCACTAGCTATTTATCGGGTCGAGGAATATAAAAAAATCGATATGCCTATGTTGCCAGTAACACATGGATTAGCCTATACCAGAACGCAAATTTTATTATATACGGTTTTATTGTTATTAGTTAGTTTGTTGCCTTATTTATCAGGCATGTCTGGGCTTATTTATTTGGTAATAACCATTGCATTAGGAGTTAGATTTCTAGTATATGCGATTAAAATTTATAATAATCCAGATGATAAAATGGTTGCTTGGAGTACTTTTATGTATTCAATTAATTATTTAATGTTGTTATTTATTGCACTATTATTTGACCATTACTGGCTAATATCACCTTGGGAGATTCTTTAG
- the uppS gene encoding polyprenyl diphosphate synthase encodes MSTLKHIAIIMDGNGRWASKRSLPRILGHQQGIQAVRNVVKACSIRSIKTLTLFAFSSENKNRSTKEVSLLFKLFLDMLQQEVKKLNKHNIKLKIIGDMSLFPIKIQQVAIDTQAILASNTGLTLIIAANYGGQWDITQAAIKAAKVAVAGDIKANDINVKNFSQYLSLANEPNVDLLIRTSGELRISNFLLWDIAYSEFYFTKTLWPDFNKSELEKAINSFNNRNRRFGTRL; translated from the coding sequence ATGAGTACGCTTAAACACATCGCAATTATAATGGACGGTAATGGTCGTTGGGCATCAAAACGCTCTTTACCCCGCATTCTAGGACATCAACAAGGAATTCAAGCAGTACGTAATGTTGTTAAAGCTTGTTCAATACGTAGTATTAAAACACTTACCTTATTTGCTTTTAGTAGTGAGAATAAAAACCGTTCGACTAAAGAAGTCTCTTTATTGTTTAAATTATTTCTTGACATGCTTCAACAAGAGGTAAAAAAACTCAATAAACACAATATTAAGCTAAAAATAATTGGTGATATGTCTTTATTTCCTATCAAAATTCAACAAGTAGCAATTGATACACAAGCTATACTTGCTAGTAATACTGGTTTAACATTAATAATTGCAGCCAATTATGGCGGCCAATGGGATATTACTCAAGCAGCAATTAAAGCAGCTAAAGTAGCTGTTGCTGGAGACATAAAAGCCAATGATATTAATGTAAAAAACTTTTCACAATACCTGTCATTAGCCAATGAACCAAATGTCGATTTATTAATCCGTACCAGTGGTGAACTTAGAATTAGTAATTTTTTATTGTGGGATATTGCTTATAGTGAATTTTATTTCACAAAAACACTATGGCCAGATTTTAATAAATCTGAATTAGAAAAGGCCATTAATAGCTTTAATAATCGTAATCGACGTTTTGGTACAAGACTTTAA
- the hisF gene encoding imidazole glycerol phosphate synthase subunit HisF yields MSLAIRIIPCLDVCDGRVVKGTKFIDIKDAGDPVEVAKRYDLEGADEIIFLDITASIDGRDTMIHMVEAIAEQVFIPLTVGGGIRKAADVRAILNAGADKITINSAAIFNPNLINQLSKEFGSQCIVIAIDAKKIDYNKWGIFTHGGRKYTGIDAIEWAKKMTCGDNGAGEVLLTSMDCDGVKTGFDLLLTRAVSDAVDVPVIASGGVGNLEHLSEGVLQGAADAVLAASIFHFGEYTIQQAKKAMQENGIKVRL; encoded by the coding sequence ATGAGCTTAGCAATAAGAATTATTCCCTGTCTTGATGTATGTGATGGGCGTGTGGTTAAAGGTACTAAATTTATTGATATTAAAGATGCAGGAGACCCGGTTGAAGTGGCTAAGCGTTATGACTTAGAGGGTGCTGATGAGATTATTTTTTTAGACATTACTGCATCAATTGATGGTAGAGATACCATGATACATATGGTTGAAGCAATCGCCGAGCAAGTATTTATTCCATTGACTGTAGGTGGTGGTATTCGTAAGGCGGCAGATGTACGTGCTATATTAAATGCAGGAGCAGATAAAATTACTATTAATTCTGCTGCTATTTTTAACCCTAATTTAATCAACCAGTTAAGTAAAGAATTTGGTTCACAATGTATTGTCATTGCTATTGATGCAAAGAAAATTGATTATAATAAATGGGGAATATTTACTCATGGTGGACGAAAATATACAGGGATTGATGCTATTGAGTGGGCAAAAAAAATGACTTGTGGTGATAATGGTGCTGGTGAGGTGTTGCTTACCTCAATGGATTGTGATGGTGTTAAGACAGGTTTTGATTTGTTACTTACCAGGGCAGTCTCTGATGCAGTAGATGTACCTGTTATTGCTTCTGGTGGTGTAGGAAATTTAGAACATTTATCTGAAGGTGTGCTACAAGGAGCTGCTGATGCAGTATTAGCAGCTAGTATTTTTCATTTTGGTGAATATACGATACAACAAGCCAAGAAAGCTATGCAAGAAAATGGTATAAAAGTCAGACTTTAG
- a CDS encoding DUF2970 domain-containing protein — protein sequence MKRLGQVFKAVVSAMIGVGKKEDLVKDFARTEKQGPWPYIIIGLIMTFIFIGLIIAVVKLVLP from the coding sequence ATGAAAAGATTAGGACAAGTATTTAAAGCAGTTGTATCTGCTATGATTGGTGTTGGTAAAAAAGAAGATTTAGTAAAAGATTTTGCACGTACTGAAAAACAAGGACCATGGCCTTATATTATTATTGGTCTAATTATGACATTTATTTTTATTGGTTTAATAATAGCAGTTGTTAAGTTAGTATTACCATAA
- a CDS encoding COX15/CtaA family protein — MFRKILQISIILALIVVILGAYTRLGNAGLGCPDWPGCYGQLSVPDAKDGTTIQGFSRPLNIVKGWKEMLHRYVASTLGLTILILFFLALKGKLQHQQSLKLPGFSAFFVMLQGAFGMWTVTFLVHPGIVTLHLIGGFLTTILLVWMFLNQKKTPTTYQNVLKEHKFVLLITLTILSLQIILGGWTSANYAALSCGEYFPTCLNKWWPDLDFTHALYWGSLGANYEYGILENPARSAIQVLHRIGALITTIFMLLLIYLFRNYNHLRFNLILSVILLTIQITLGVLNVVLSLPIIIAVLHNTIALLLLLSIITMVHKTFIKHNN, encoded by the coding sequence ATGTTTAGAAAAATACTGCAAATTTCAATTATTTTAGCACTCATTGTTGTTATTCTAGGTGCTTACACACGCCTAGGTAATGCTGGGTTAGGCTGTCCAGATTGGCCAGGATGTTATGGTCAACTAAGCGTACCTGACGCTAAAGACGGTACTACTATTCAAGGTTTTTCTCGTCCACTAAATATTGTAAAAGGATGGAAAGAAATGCTACATCGCTATGTTGCCTCCACGCTTGGATTAACAATACTTATTCTGTTTTTCTTAGCACTAAAAGGGAAACTACAACACCAACAATCATTAAAACTGCCTGGATTTAGCGCTTTTTTTGTTATGTTACAAGGTGCATTTGGTATGTGGACAGTCACATTTTTAGTACATCCTGGCATTGTTACCTTACATTTAATAGGGGGATTTTTAACCACTATATTACTTGTTTGGATGTTCTTAAATCAAAAAAAAACACCAACTACTTACCAAAACGTTTTAAAAGAACATAAATTTGTATTATTAATAACATTAACCATACTAAGTTTACAAATCATTCTAGGTGGCTGGACAAGTGCTAACTATGCAGCGCTATCTTGTGGTGAATACTTTCCAACTTGTTTAAACAAATGGTGGCCTGATCTAGATTTTACTCACGCATTATATTGGGGATCGTTAGGAGCTAATTATGAGTATGGTATATTAGAAAACCCGGCACGTTCTGCCATTCAAGTGCTTCATCGTATTGGCGCCTTAATAACAACCATATTCATGCTATTACTTATTTATTTATTTAGAAATTACAATCACTTAAGGTTTAATTTAATATTAAGTGTTATTCTATTAACAATACAAATCACACTTGGTGTTCTTAATGTTGTTCTTTCATTGCCAATAATAATAGCAGTGTTACATAACACTATAGCGTTACTATTGTTACTTAGTATTATTACTATGGTACATAAAACTTTTATAAAACATAACAACTAA
- a CDS encoding phosphatidate cytidylyltransferase: MLTKRIITAFILAPLIIWAIFAMPNYYFEQLLLIFTALGAWEFSRLIKFRRLIARILLVFSIVICALIIQKNTQIIPFILYLSVLWWTINLYWVLSYPSKTNFWFDPLIVRIITGVLLLVPMWIALITLKQQYGSEYFLLLMLITWGADSGAYFIGKAIGKWKLAPKLSSGKSIEGVIGGIVVALVVMMIFLQNQNIATNQYLDYLLLTVVIANISVLGDLFESLFKRISNIKDSGQILPGHGGILDRIDSLTATAPFFLLGLSLI, translated from the coding sequence ATGCTAACAAAAAGAATCATAACCGCTTTTATTTTAGCACCGCTAATAATTTGGGCAATATTCGCTATGCCTAATTATTACTTCGAACAACTACTCTTGATTTTTACAGCATTAGGCGCATGGGAATTCTCCCGTTTAATTAAATTTAGGCGCTTAATCGCTAGAATACTATTGGTATTTAGTATTGTGATATGTGCACTTATTATTCAAAAAAATACCCAAATTATTCCATTTATACTTTACTTATCTGTTTTATGGTGGACAATTAATTTATATTGGGTACTAAGTTATCCAAGCAAAACTAATTTTTGGTTTGACCCACTTATTGTTCGTATCATAACTGGGGTATTGTTATTAGTGCCTATGTGGATTGCGCTAATTACTTTAAAACAACAATATGGATCTGAATATTTTTTACTACTAATGTTGATTACTTGGGGTGCTGACTCTGGTGCTTATTTTATTGGTAAGGCAATTGGTAAATGGAAATTAGCACCTAAATTAAGTTCAGGAAAGTCAATTGAAGGCGTAATAGGTGGTATTGTTGTTGCTTTAGTGGTAATGATGATATTTTTACAGAATCAAAATATAGCAACTAATCAATATTTAGATTATTTGCTATTAACGGTTGTTATTGCTAATATATCAGTATTAGGTGATTTATTTGAAAGCTTATTTAAACGTATCTCAAACATTAAAGATAGTGGACAAATCCTTCCTGGACATGGAGGAATCTTAGATCGAATCGATTCTCTCACAGCAACAGCACCATTCTTCTTGCTAGGACTTAGCTTAATATGA
- the ispC gene encoding 1-deoxy-D-xylulose-5-phosphate reductoisomerase — protein MKNITLLGATGSIGKSTLSVVDLHPDKFNIFALSANTNWKQMIKLCNKYQPSYAIMVDEQSAEKLSNAITTDIQVLSSVQALDKIVTHQDTDYVMAAIVGAIGMSSALCGAKAGKRIMLANKESLVLAGDIFMKTVKEFNAELIPVDSEHSAIFQCLKSGKSGLNKIQLTASGGPFLHTPISQFKSITPDEACAHPNWSMGRKISVDSATMMNKGLEVIEAHYLFSLTPKQIDVVIHPQSIVHSSVFYKDGSTLSQLGNPDMRTVIAYAMSYPKRMNSGVSELDLTSTASLEFYQPDFEKFTCLKLAFEALNKGGNAMITMNAANEIAVKYFLNHQISFLDIPKIIDQTLSTMKHTTLNSLEEVINNDLIAREIAHEIIKQYG, from the coding sequence ATGAAAAACATAACCTTACTTGGAGCAACTGGTTCTATCGGAAAATCCACGCTATCTGTGGTAGATCTACATCCTGATAAATTTAATATTTTTGCTCTAAGCGCTAACACTAACTGGAAACAAATGATTAAGTTATGCAATAAATATCAACCAAGTTATGCCATTATGGTAGATGAACAATCTGCTGAAAAATTATCAAATGCTATCACTACTGATATCCAAGTACTTAGTAGTGTTCAAGCTTTGGATAAAATTGTTACTCATCAAGATACTGACTATGTTATGGCTGCTATCGTCGGCGCTATTGGTATGTCCTCAGCACTTTGTGGTGCCAAAGCTGGCAAGAGAATTATGCTTGCAAATAAAGAATCATTAGTATTAGCAGGTGATATTTTTATGAAAACAGTAAAAGAATTTAATGCCGAACTGATTCCTGTTGATTCAGAACACAGTGCAATTTTTCAGTGCCTAAAAAGTGGCAAATCAGGATTAAATAAAATTCAACTAACTGCTAGTGGTGGACCGTTCTTACACACACCAATTAGCCAATTTAAATCCATCACTCCAGATGAGGCCTGTGCACACCCGAACTGGTCAATGGGACGTAAAATTTCAGTTGATTCTGCTACTATGATGAACAAAGGACTAGAAGTAATTGAAGCTCATTATTTATTTTCACTCACACCAAAACAAATTGATGTGGTTATACACCCACAAAGCATTGTTCATTCATCAGTCTTTTACAAAGATGGTTCAACACTATCTCAACTAGGAAATCCAGATATGCGTACAGTTATTGCATATGCAATGAGTTATCCAAAACGCATGAACTCTGGCGTTTCTGAACTTGACTTAACTAGCACAGCTTCCTTAGAATTTTACCAACCAGATTTTGAAAAATTTACTTGTCTTAAACTAGCATTTGAAGCACTTAACAAAGGTGGTAACGCCATGATTACTATGAATGCAGCTAATGAAATTGCAGTTAAATATTTTCTTAACCACCAAATTAGTTTTTTAGATATACCGAAAATCATCGACCAAACACTAAGCACTATGAAACACACAACACTAAACTCTTTAGAAGAAGTAATTAACAATGATCTTATTGCTCGTGAAATAGCTCATGAAATTATCAAACAGTATGGGTAG